The Metabacillus sediminilitoris genome window below encodes:
- the glpX gene encoding class II fructose-bisphosphatase, translated as MERSLSMELVRVTEAAALASARWMGRGKKDEADEAATSAMRDVFDTVPMKGTVVIGEGEMDEAPMLYIGEKLGTGYGPRVDVAVDPLEGTNIVASGGWNALAVIAIADHGNMLHAPDMYMDKIAVGPEAVGCIDIEAPIIDNLKAVAKAKNKDIEDVVATVLNRKKHEHIIQQLREAGARIKVINDGDVAGAINTAFDHTGVDILFGQGGAPEGVLAAVALKCLGGEIQGKLIPQNDEELARCIKMGLDVNKILLMDDLVKGDDAIFAATGVTDGELLRGVQFKGNTGTTHSIVMRAKSGTVRFIDGRHSLKKKPNLVIR; from the coding sequence ATGGAAAGAAGCTTATCAATGGAACTAGTAAGGGTAACAGAAGCAGCAGCACTCGCTTCAGCACGTTGGATGGGAAGAGGAAAAAAAGACGAGGCTGATGAAGCAGCGACATCTGCTATGCGTGATGTTTTTGATACGGTTCCAATGAAAGGCACGGTTGTAATTGGGGAAGGGGAAATGGACGAAGCACCAATGCTGTACATTGGTGAAAAGCTTGGTACAGGATATGGTCCACGAGTCGATGTAGCAGTAGATCCATTAGAAGGGACAAACATCGTTGCTTCTGGTGGCTGGAATGCTTTAGCAGTCATTGCGATTGCAGATCATGGCAATATGCTCCATGCACCAGATATGTATATGGACAAAATTGCAGTAGGACCTGAAGCAGTAGGTTGCATCGATATCGAAGCGCCAATCATCGATAATTTAAAAGCTGTTGCAAAGGCAAAAAACAAAGATATTGAAGATGTTGTTGCAACAGTTTTAAATCGGAAAAAACATGAACATATCATTCAACAGCTTAGAGAAGCAGGAGCAAGAATCAAAGTCATTAATGACGGAGATGTAGCGGGAGCAATTAATACAGCGTTTGATCATACAGGTGTTGATATTTTATTTGGACAAGGCGGTGCACCTGAAGGCGTTTTAGCAGCTGTAGCACTTAAATGCTTAGGTGGAGAAATCCAAGGAAAGCTCATCCCGCAAAATGATGAAGAACTTGCACGCTGTATCAAAATGGGCTTGGATGTAAATAAAATCCTTCTTATGGATGACCTTGTAAAAGGTGATGATGCGATCTTTGCTGCAACAGGAGTAACAGATGGCGAGCTTTTAAGAGGAGTCCAATTTAAAGGGAACACAGGTACGACACATTCCATCGTTATGCGTGCCAAATCAGGAACTGTCCGATTTATTGATGGCAGACATAGCTTAAAGAAAAAACCAAACTTAGTAATAAGATAA